The following DNA comes from Pseudomonadota bacterium.
ACGCCGTATACGAAGCTCAGGCCTACAAGTGACCAAAATGCACCAGCACTTTGCTCCTGCGTTATGCGAACGGCGCTAGCAAGGCTTTGATGCAATTCACGTTGCCATAAACGAATTTCACTGATGATCGATCTAAGACTGGTAAAATATTGAGGCATCTCTATCATAAACAGGAAAAAGAAACCCGTCATGAGAGTTAAAAGAAATACTGTTAAATAGAAAGTGCGCGCTTTTATCAGTTTCATTTTACTTACATTGAAGCACTATTTTTTCCGCAAATAGCTTGCCAAGTTTATTCCCGCCACTTTGCGTTTTATCTAAAGAGGCTGCAAAGGTTCGGATTTCCTCATCTGGATTAGCTCTTATGAGGTTGCCGACGCAACTGTCGCCTTTAATCCCCACTAATTCGAACGCCGGCTGTTTTTCGGCATGAAGTATTTCTATGTAATAAGTCGGGTCGTAAACCGAATAAACGAACTTTTGATTTTTTGGATCAATTGGCTGAGAGAAATTGAGTGTCATTTTGCTCCAAAAACGGTCCTTATTTTTACCGGTTTTTAGAGTTCCTGAAGTACCAGGCCTGTTATGTGAAGGTTTTATGCGTTTGCCATCTACAGTGACTTCGGTGAAATAATTATGTTTTTTGAGCCTATTCAACATTCCTTCAGTGAACTTTGAGTGTGCATTTTTTGCACCTTTTTTCTGTATATTTTCTACAGTAAGAGTTAAGAATGCTGAATAAATAGGATCAAAAAGCCAATAAATCTCAAGTGCTTGGATATAACCATCTTTATTAAAAAGTACTTTAGTCTTCATATCAATCCAAACGTGTGGATGAGCTTGTCCGTTTGAAGGAATTGCAAAGAAGACAAAAAAAGCGAATAGCGCCGAAAGACAACGAATTTTCATAGGTTTTAAATAACCTGTAATACATTGCGCTTCCATGTGAATTTTCAAAATCTATAAACTTTTTTAGAATGTGTAATGGAGCAATATCAAAATGTTTTACACAAAAAATATCTGCATTCTGATACTGATAGCTTTTATCGATTTAAGAACACAACATCGGACTTCTATGTACCCTTAAGTCGTTATGTATTAATTTTTAGTGAGATGGACTGGCATCAGTCTAGAGAACCCGAACGACCATGGTAACACCACCAGAAGAGGTTGAAT
Coding sequences within:
- a CDS encoding DUF1007 family protein is translated as MEAQCITGYLKPMKIRCLSALFAFFVFFAIPSNGQAHPHVWIDMKTKVLFNKDGYIQALEIYWLFDPIYSAFLTLTVENIQKKGAKNAHSKFTEGMLNRLKKHNYFTEVTVDGKRIKPSHNRPGTSGTLKTGKNKDRFWSKMTLNFSQPIDPKNQKFVYSVYDPTYYIEILHAEKQPAFELVGIKGDSCVGNLIRANPDEEIRTFAASLDKTQSGGNKLGKLFAEKIVLQCK